Proteins encoded in a region of the Nicotiana tomentosiformis chromosome 9, ASM39032v3, whole genome shotgun sequence genome:
- the LOC138899176 gene encoding uncharacterized protein, translating to MDQKVRDVSFMVGEKVFLKVSPMKGIMRFGKKSKLSPRFIGPFEVLRQVGEVSYDLALPLILSGVHPVFHVSMLRRYHADLSYVLDFSTIQLDESLGFEEEPVAIVSRQDRQLISKRISTVKVQRRGQPVEEATWKSEEDMRSRYPHLFSTPRIILNPFEDERLFKRWGM from the coding sequence atgGATCAGAAGGTGCGGGATgtgtcatttatggtaggcgagaaggttttcttgaaagtctcgccgatgaaggggatcatgagatttgggaagaagagcaagttgagcccaaggtttataggcccatttgaggtgttgaggcaggttggggaggtttcttatgatcTTGCTTTACCTCTTatcctatcgggagttcatccggtcttccatgtgtctatgctccggaggtatcacgccGACTTGtcatatgtgttagacttcagcacgattcagttagatgagagcctgggttttgaggaggagccagttgccattgtttcTAGGCAGGATCGCCAGTTaatatccaagaggatttctacggTAAAGGTTCAgcggaggggccaaccagtcgaggaggcgacctggaagtctgaggaggacatgcggagccgATATCctcacttattcagcactccacgtataattctaaacccgttcgaggacgaacgcttgtttaagaggtggGGAATGTAG